From Calonectris borealis chromosome 7, bCalBor7.hap1.2, whole genome shotgun sequence, one genomic window encodes:
- the SLC29A3 gene encoding equilibrative nucleoside transporter 3, producing the protein MHPAAGSFPPEEEPLIEEPSVNRHSRQKPSDRLHGAYVIFFLLGIGSLLPWNFFITAKHYWMYKLQNCSDRADPAGQAASDLRDFFESYISIASTVPSVLCLIGNFLLVNKVPASIRILSSLFVMLAVFLVITVLVKVDTSAWTTSFFALTIGCVVVVSSASTVFTSSIFGLSSRFPMKNLQALISGQAMGGTISAVASVIDLAAAADVTDSALAYFLTADIFIVTCIMVYLLLPRLEYSRYYMSSQKESPSLAAVPPDSSAEDEAEPGGTANTSFLAKSTGIPPLRPILQKTALLGFCLFYVFFVSIIIFPSLSSNIESVSKSSGSLWSTKYFAPLTSFLLYNFADWCGRQITAWIQVPGPKSKLLPALVLLRTIFLPLFILSNYQPRAHIRTVVFNRDVYPVVFTALLGLSNGYLGTLVIVYGPKIVPKELAEAAGVVMTFYLVLGLAVGSACSVLIVHLV; encoded by the exons ATGCACCCGGCAGCCGGCAGCTTTCCCCCAGAGGAGGAGCCCCTGATCGAGGAGCCCTCGGTGAACAGACACAGCCGGCAAAAGCCAAGCGACCGCTTACATGGGGCCTacgttatttttttcctcctgggcaTCGGGTCCCTGCTACCCTGGAATTTTTTCATCACGGCAAAGCACTACTGGATGTACAAGCTGCAAAACTGCTCGGATCGGGCAGACCCGGCAGGACAGGCAGCGTCCGATCTGCGG gacTTTTTTGAGAGCTACATCTCCATCGCTTCGACTGTGCCCTCGGTGCTGTGCCTGATCGGGAACTTCTTGCTCGTCAATAA ggtgcccgcCAGCATCCGGATCCTGTCCTCCCTCTTCGTCATGCTGGCCGTCTTCCTGGTGATCACGGTGCTGGTGAAGGTCGACACCTCCGCCTGGACCACCTCCTTCTTCGCCCTCACCATCGGCTGCGTGGTCGTCGTCAGCAGCGCCTCGACCGTCTTCACCAGCAGCATCTTCGGCCTGAGCAGCCGCTTCCCCATGAAGAACTTGCAGGCGCTGATCTCGG GTCAGGCCATGGGCGGCACGATCAGCGCCGTCGCCTCCGTGATAGACCTGGCGGCAGCGGCCGACGTTACGGACAGCGCCCTGGCCTACTTCCTCACCGCCGACATCTTCATCGTCACCTGCATCATGGTGTACCTCCTCCTTCCCAGGCTGGAGTACTCCAG gTATTACATGAGCAGCCAGAAGGAGAGCCCATCTCTGGCCGCCGTGCCGCCCGACAGCTCCGCGGAGGACGAGGCAGAGCCAGGAGGCACCGCAAATACCTCCTTCCTCGCAAAAAGCACCGGCATCCCCCCGCTCCGCCCCATCCTGCAGAAGACCGCTCTCCTCGGCTTCTGCCTCTTCTATGTCTTCTTCGTCTCCATCAtcatcttcccttctctctcctccaacATCGAGTCGGTCAGCAAGTCCTCGGGAAGCCTGTGGAGCACCAAGTACTTTGCGCCGCTCACCAGTTTCCTCCTGTACAACTTCGCCGACTGGTGCGGGAGGCAGATCACCGCCTGGATCCAGGTGCCCGGCCCCAAGAGCAAGCTGCTGCCCGCCCTCGTCCTCCTCAGGACcatcttcctccctctcttcatCCTCAGCAACTACCAACCCCGGGCTCACATCCGGACGGTGGTCTTCAACCGAGATGTCTACCCGGTGGTCTtcacggcgctgctggggctgagcaACGGCTACCTGGGGACGCTGGTCATCGTCTACGGCCCCAAGATCGTGCCGAAAGAGCTGGCCGAGGCGGCGGGGGTGGTGATGACATTTTACCTCgtgctggggctggctgtggggtcCGCCTGCTCCGTCCTCATTGTCCACCTCGTGTAG